Genomic DNA from Candidatus Omnitrophota bacterium:
TATGCCGCGCTCATAATTGCGCCATGGGCTTCAAGTGCCTCGCGGCGGTGACCGCCGACGATGTGTTGGGAGCGGTTGACAAGATATTGAATAAATAAAATTTTTCGCCTGGCCCTTGCGCCGATGGCCGAACCGGCCAGTGGGCCTCGCCTAATTTTGATATCAAGTGTATTTTGGCTTAATTCAATTAGTTTAGCTATCTTGTTCTTATGGTAACTATGGCGCTTAAGTAGTTTGGGATTAATGAGACGGTATCAAAATTTACGGCTCAACCCACATGGCCGGTTTGCCATCGTCGCCATAATAGGGCGAAGAAATTTTAGCTGGGAAGCAGGTTGGAGGACGGACAGGTGAGCGAAAAGCGAACCTGGCCGGCCAAAGCAAGCGTTGTTGGGAAATTTTATGGGTGACGCGAGGCCTAGCCTTTATGCGCGCACAAGCGAAGCGTGGGATGGGGGTGCCGCCGCTTAGGATTGCTTTTTATCAAGGCTATACTGCTTAAGACTTAAAAAAACGTATGCAATCCTGGCGGCATACAGATACGCACCTGTTAAAGCGTCGCTTGTAAACCCCACGCGGAGCGCGGAGCACATAAAGGCGACCTCGCGGCAGGACCCATAAAATTTATTGGACGTGTAGATGGACGAAGTGAAAGGAAGAGCGAATATTTTCAGTGCTCACATAACGAGGCTTAGGTTTAAGCTGAACGTGTTAAAAATTACTGAGGAAGCGATGATCAAAAAAATAGCCAGAGTGATCCTGTGGATGCTGCTCGTTTTTATCGTGATAGCGGCGTTCATGGAGCTTGCGAAAGGGATGAGATAAGATGAACCCTGCACCTTCCTATATTATTTATGCGAATAGTATTTTATTAACCGGTTCTTTAAGATTAAACAGAAAAATCGATATCAAAGAGAAAGAAGGTGCAGGGTGAAGATAGGCATAATAGGGTTGCCGCAGGTCGGCAAGAAGACGCTCTTTGAGATACTCACAACTCACAAGCCCACGGAGAACGAGGTCGCGTCGAACAAGCCGATAAAGGGCGTCGCACAGATACGCGACGGCCGTTTTGACAAGCTCGTCTCCATCTATAAGCCTAAAAAAGAGGTCAGGGCAAGGATAGACGTCGAGACGCTTCCGAAGATAGAGAAGGATTCGATCTCCAAAGGCGATATATTTACGGACATAAACGAGCTCGACGCCATCTGCCACGTCGTAAGGGCGTTCCAGGATGAGTCGATCTATCATGTGAGCGGTTCAGTCGACCCGAAACGCGACATAGACGCCATCAACTCTGAGCTGCTTCTGCATGACCTGATATTCGTAGAGAAGCGGCTCGAGCGGCTGGAGAAGACGATAAAGCAGACTAAGGAAGAGGCAGCGATAAAAGAGAGCGAGATGCTCGTTAGGCTGAAAGAGCATCTCGATAAAGAGCTGCCCCTGAGGCTGCTCGAGTTCTCGCAGGACGATGAGAAAGCGACGTCGAGCTATCCTTTTATAACGCGTAAAGAGATGATAATAGTCCTGAATGTCTCCGAGGCAGACCTGAAAGATAATTCCCTTGTCGAGAAATTAAAGGGTGTATATAAAGCGCTCAAGATAGAGATAATGCAGGTCTCGGCAAAGACCGAGAAAGAGATCGCCGAGCTGGAGACCGAGGCGGAAAGGAAAGAGTTTCTGTCGGCGCTCGGCGTCGAAGAGCCGGCGAT
This window encodes:
- the ychF gene encoding redox-regulated ATPase YchF; translated protein: MKIGIIGLPQVGKKTLFEILTTHKPTENEVASNKPIKGVAQIRDGRFDKLVSIYKPKKEVRARIDVETLPKIEKDSISKGDIFTDINELDAICHVVRAFQDESIYHVSGSVDPKRDIDAINSELLLHDLIFVEKRLERLEKTIKQTKEEAAIKESEMLVRLKEHLDKELPLRLLEFSQDDEKATSSYPFITRKEMIIVLNVSEADLKDNSLVEKLKGVYKALKIEIMQVSAKTEKEIAELETEAERKEFLSALGVEEPAINVLTRSLIRALDLISFFTVGQDEVRQWTVRARSTAPEAAGAIHSDLQKGFIRAEVIKYAELMTAGSEDKLKAEGKLYLKGKDYIVEDGDIINIRFNV